The Dreissena polymorpha isolate Duluth1 chromosome 9, UMN_Dpol_1.0, whole genome shotgun sequence genome contains the following window.
AATATTACAAATAGCATTATATTGATAAGCCTATGATGGGTTATTTCAGTATTGGAGCTAACTGTAGCAGATATCttttatgaacaaatatttttttaagttaactaGCAATGATGATCAAACCCACATATTTGATATACAACAATGTATCTTACAGTCGGCTGGAATTACAGTCATGGCAGGATCAGAATGTCTTTTCCATGACGACAGGACCCTGTTTGGCGAGGTACAGCGTGATCTTCAGAAGGCAAAATGGTTGCCAAGGAAACACGCACACAGATTGGGAATGGCCGTGTGCAGTTGCAGAAAAAGGAAAGGTAATGGCTTCAAAATAAAACTCATATTTTGTGGGTTTTCAATTTCTTTACATCATTGTGAgtcttaaagaggccttttcttttggtaaattgacaaaataaaaaaaatatcaattgtttcagattcacaaattttcattgtagttatgataattgtgaagaaactgtaatactgaacatttaccatgctgtaaaatatccagtatatgcctcttttgacgattttaaaacatgaaaattataaagcgaaacgattgaataatttggagagtttttttgttgttgttatattttgtgataatatgaggattgattatataaagtataaaatacatcaaacaGGACGGATGGCCAAGTgctctaagcgatagacttttactccatttactccaggggtcagtggtttaagaccatttgagggttacctttttttctttcttaaattgttttcatgtttttactctctttagatacaatgtttacgtttatcaatataacgcatttaatgacaaacttcaaaacatgccaaaatctatgaaaaggcccctttaagttttaATTACATAAATGTTTCCTTcattttcaagataaaaaaaaacattttcaaaggaATTAAGTTTACATGGGTGGACcaaaaatacacatgaaataaaaatgtaagtTTAAAAGAACATTATATCTCTGAGTTCTATTCTtgcataataataaaatttgtagTTAACAATATGCAGTAATCAATAAATttgcaatatattataatttaagtatgcaatacTAAATTGTAAACAGTGGAATAAATCAGTTGATATTAAAGAAGACTGAATAAAAACTGTTGgtgtataaaataaatcaaattataatatgtatatttttacaaaatggttaTATGGTAACTTTGTTGGCATATTTGaatgataatatttttaagtatttgcgTAAGACTATACAGAAGGAGTGATTGTACTCCAGTCCGGTTATAATTGAATGCAATTTACTTGTAATTATTTGACCAATTAAATGATGTGATTGCAGGCCAGTTGCCGTCAGCAGAAGTTGTTGCTGAAATAAAGACGCAAGGAACTGATGTCTTGAACTTGTTGGCAGAGGATAAGTCAAAGTTTTTACCATCCACATATTCCTTTTTGGTGGACTGTATCAACACTGCAAGGGAAAACAATTTTAGTAAATTTAAGATATTGACTGTTTTGGTGCACGCAAAAGAGAATGACTTTTCTCTCATATCCAGAGAAGCTCTTTGCGTGAATCACCCAGTGTCCGAACGAGACATTCAAAAAGAACAAAACAGAAATAAGAAACTTACTGCTCACCAAATTGAAATTATCCGAGCTAAGAAAGCGAAGAAAATGAAGAAAGATTTCCAGCCAGTTTTGGTTAACATGCCAATTTTCCCAAGAAATTTTAAAAGACTTGAGGACGATCTTGGTGAAAAGTTCTTCCAGTTTGTATCCAAGCACAAAGTGTATGTGGAGTTTGACAATGCATTTAATGACAGCAGTATTGCAGAAAATAGCGAAAGCATGCATGTAAATTTGTATGGACCTCCGGAGACTGTTAAAATGCTGTCAAGAAAGCTTGTCCAGTCTGCAGGAATTGCTCAACAGGCCATGAATGACAGCCATGAGGTAGTCAAATAAATAAGTGTTTAAGTagtaaaataatgaataaatcaatCAAATTATAAGCCATGTTTTAGGGgaaaatggacattatgcatagatatgtgtaaagtgtcgtcaaagatttgcctgtgcagtcatcaAAGTCTGCTTAAAGgaaaatgttttggttaaagaAAGTTTCTTTGAAACAGAAATCCAGTCCaggcgcaaagtgtcatcctgattagcctgtgccgactgcacaggctaatctggaacaacactttacgcacattaattaagtcctgttttttcAAAACTATATGTCAGGATGGTGTTACTGCACAGAGACAAAAGACCTTCgaaaagcaataaaaaaaagtttaattgtatatgtcattcaatttttagctcggctgtttttggagaaaaccccaggtattgtcatagccagctcatcgtgtcgtgtcatGTCAGTCGTCGTCTGTGTCATTCTAAAATCTTAAAATGTTGTCGaacttttgaacattggctctaaaatcaaagtgcttcaacctacaactttgaaacttcatatgtagctgcaccttgatgagttttacatgccatacccatttttgggtcacaaggtcaaggtcactgtgacctcgaaaaaaaaatacttgacaagctttcatctactcaaaactgcacccgcagccgagcgtggcacccgttatttGGTGCTCTTGTTCTACATTAATTCAAATCTTTAATGATACGGTTATATAACATTATGAAATATAGACAAAGGGGTTTTCCTGGTTTGGAAATGTATACCGGTACACCTGATTTAAAAAGTTAACTACTATATTGGTACTCAGTAAGTATTTACCTGTACTGCTTAAATTTCGTCAAATTCATTAAGGCAATTAATTAAACTGATCACAGTTGcaaattcttttattttatttaacttttagCAATCAGCATGctgttttaaatttcatttttaattacACTATTAATGTAGTAGTTACATGTTATTGAAAAGAGATATATTTCGTATTATCCTGTGTGTAATATACAATTAGAATTGTATGGAATCTATATTACTGCAGCCAGTATACTCACATGTGTGGATGAAACTTTGCAATCATCTCCCGTTCATGTAAAAACTCCTAACTCACCCCTTCAGCTTCATTAAAGTTATTAAACATTCATTTCTGAATACTCTTAATGCGTAGATAATTGTAAAAAAGGCATTTTGGCTGTGAACGGTTTTGTCAGAACTATGTCCCCTTTAATTTGTGTCCACTATTGAATATATTGTGTCGTGGGAGTATGATTGTCTGTGACACATTTGTTGTTTTAAGTTTTGGTAATGTATAGTTTATATGTTATATTGAAGGAGAGACGGGCACGCAAGCTAGTCAGGCTGTATCAAAAAGCAGTGGCCGATGATGCACAGCAGTGGAGCAATGGTAAACAATCTAGgaaaacttaaccctttgcatgctgggaaatttgtcgcctgctaaaatgtcgtctgctgaatttctaaaattagcattttcttcgatttttttcaaagaatactatcagaatagcaaacagtttggatcctgatgagacgccacgttttgtggcgtctcatctggatccaaactgtttgcaaaggcctttaaaattcggttcccgcactgaaagggttaatgtactgcatgtgtgtaaagtgtcaagCTGTACAGTCTGTGCAAGTTAATatgggacgtcactttccgctttaattaaAATTTTTCTTTGAAAGGAACGGAAGAGAATCGAGTttatgctgaaagtgtcgtctctgaaaagaatgtgcagactgcataggctaatcattaattaaccctttgcatgctgggaaatttgtcgtctgctaaaatgttgtctgctgaatttctaaaattagcattttcttcaatttttttcatagaatattatcagaatagcaaacagtttggatcctgatgagacgccacgttctgtggcgtctcatctggatccaaactgtttgcaaaggccttcaaaattcggttcctgcactgaaagggttaaaccctGTTTTCTGATTGGAATGCACACAAGGTCTATTGTTTAAGAGAAGgtaaatacatgtgtatgcttgCAATCTGTCTACAAACTTATATCTAGCTATGACTTTCTCCATTGGTCAAAGAGAAGATAACTGCTACCTTAAATAATAACATGCAATTTGGTATGCAAATGTAACAATGCACAATTCTTTAGCACAACTTTATTCTTGCTGGgattctttattaattattattgatcATTAATATGTATTGATTATTACCACTGATGACGTGCAATATTTACTGTCCTCGATATacttatttgtttcattttttctaTTATGATTTCACATAGAAATGTATCCTTAATTCAGTGTATGTTTTATTGTAGACATCTTAGATCATGTAAAAGAACGGATGGAAGATGATTTTGCTTTGAAGGTCTGGAAATCCTCAAAAGACAGGTAGATTATTTATAACATGTCCATTGTGTCGcatgtgcatttttatgcccccaaggagggcatatagtgatcggaccgtccgtctgtctttccgtcacactttgcatttaggtttctttgtttaggtttcgaaaaatgctcataacttttttgtcccttcagatagcatcttgatattttgcatgcatgtgtatctcatggagctgcacatttggagttgttaaaggtcaaggtcatcctttaaggtaaaaataacaaatccaagggaagtaataagcttgaaagggagataattatctgtacttgccaaatgataaaaaacaattaataaatcaaagcgacgcagtaggaggcattgcgtttctgacaaacacatctcttgttcaaaagaaatatttaaattattaatctcaaaattttaaattatttaagtgtAGAAAAATGTGCGTTTATGGGTCTTGTTTTGCCATACTTTGTAGAAGACATAATAATATTATGGAAAATGATAACGGTATTAGGAATAAATACCACAAATTGCACAATAGTTTAGGAACTAATACACTTGTCTGTTTTTTTGTACTTACAAAACATTGTGCACAACAGCATTATATTCCATGAACCATACTAATGTACCATGAACAATACTCTAATAGCGTCATAAATTATTGTCAAAAAAACATTTAGACCGTTTGTAAAGCTCCTTGGAAAAAGTTTAAAAAATCCTTAAATTCATGAATTTTGTTAGTCTCTTGCTATTTCTTGCTAAGTTCACTTtacatcaacatatttttaacatgttgtaatatgatgcaacatgtatttgttgtgtgtgttttttttaaagaaatctttCCATGTCTTAAAGTATATTCGTAGTCCTTCAGAAAGTTAAAGAcctttctcactagattcaagttttaaagacttcatctccaaccctcagatactgctgagcagcaaacagcataaaacctgaacagactgcgagttactcacaggctgttctggtttatgctgtttgcacatagccattttcactatgcttctGAGAGGAAAAGGGTTTGTTCTGAAATTTCAGATAACCATAAGGTGATGTTTGAATATTAGTTGTGATGTCATCACATACATTTGTATGCTttattaatcctttgcatgctgggaaatttgttgtctgctaaaatgtcgtctgctgaatttctaaaattagcattttcttcgaatttttttcaaagaatattatcagaatagcaaacagtttggatcctgatgagacgccacgttctgtggcgtctcatctggatccaaactgtttgcaaatgcattcaaaattcggttcccgcactgaaagggttaattaattatgttcaagtCATGGAAAGTCAAAGAGATCAACAGTTAAGGCCCCAACATCGGTGTTAGATGGCGGAAAATGTCTTCAGTGCCAAAAACCGTTTTCAAGTCTAAAAGACAAGACAACATGCAAGTACCATGCAGGTTATATGAGTAAgtcattcaatttattttattgcaaatactgCAAAAATATTCGTCATATCGTGTTAGAGTCACAATTATGTGTTGGTTATCAATAATTGTAACAACTGATTAACAATTCGGTCCATCTAATGCATTGCTATTTAATGGTTACTATTTAATCCCTAAGAATGTTGATAACTGtttgaaatacaactattaataaaaatgtatttcctgtttattagaACGTAAAACTCTTTGTTAATTGG
Protein-coding sequences here:
- the LOC127845401 gene encoding uncharacterized protein LOC127845401, translated to MAGSECLFHDDRTLFGEVQRDLQKAKWLPRKHAHRLGMAVCSCRKRKGQLPSAEVVAEIKTQGTDVLNLLAEDKSKFLPSTYSFLVDCINTARENNFSKFKILTVLVHAKENDFSLISREALCVNHPVSERDIQKEQNRNKKLTAHQIEIIRAKKAKKMKKDFQPVLVNMPIFPRNFKRLEDDLGEKFFQFVSKHKVYVEFDNAFNDSSIAENSESMHVNLYGPPETVKMLSRKLVQSAGIAQQAMNDSHEERRARKLVRLYQKAVADDAQQWSNDILDHVKERMEDDFALKVWKSSKDSHGKSKRSTVKAPTSVLDGGKCLQCQKPFSSLKDKTTCKYHAGYMTYDGSRGCHFWSCCDMATSMDDSMFDNHHTTGCCESVAHNWRTHAKANGKDKDDITLPKFYKCM